The Nomia melanderi isolate GNS246 chromosome 3, iyNomMela1, whole genome shotgun sequence genomic interval acTCACTAGTCTGTACGTTACACAATATCTTCACATTTGATTTCTTTCGAACATTGCAATCGTTTTTAGTTTATGCAGTGCTAATGCGTGGTATTTCAGAAAACTCTCCGACTCTCGTAATGGCGGAGGATTTGGATGTCGAGGCAATGCTGGAGGCGCCATACAAAAAAGGGGTAAGacttaattctttcttttttgctttTCTTTCACTTCTTTTTTTTATGTCTCGGTTTGTTCCCTCGAGGTCctgtctctcttttttttaatcCTATAAAGCCTAATCTAATCTCGACGCACGCAGAATCCACTTACGGTGGTGCGCTGTTCTGGATGTGTTCAGTTTTGTTGCGttcgagaaagaaaaaaaatagaaacgtcCGTCCTTACTTTCCTGTATATACATGTAGAACAAAGTACACCCTTGTCTTTCATACCGACTATTGATCAATACCTCCGTTTTCTGTACTTATAGATGGTACGTAACATGTACCCTCGCGCTCGTAGGATGTTCGGCAGCGAGTTCCTAGAATGCACTTGAAATACGAGGTATTAAGAAAAGCCATCACTAACATCatttttacttaattctttttttctttctttattctcatttttttctttaagtTTTACTTTCACAGAAAAAgtaaagtttattattttcacgACGTAGATAGAATTGCTATTGTCATCTATGTATGACTGTAGGGAAGGAACAGACATGTGGATGGATGtcttataattgtaataatgtaaagaaagaaagtaaaagcAAAGTGAATCAATAGGTGCTGTTCTGCCATGTGCCATGCTCTGCTTATTATCTTTATAAAATGCCTAAAAGTATGGGAGAACATGCTGAGCGATTCAAAAGTATATcacatatataaatttgtatatactgTGATTATAATActcataataaaaaaaatacctTCTACGCATATTTCTTGCATTGtcaaggaaaataataataataataatattctgtaaCATTTAAAACTAAAGCATtcgttgattttttaatttatagggATTTTTCATGTGCTTCAGctatttcatatataaatatgtgtgtgtgtgtgtgtatatatacatatatgtatatatatatgctaACTATTTTTTGAAAAAACAGTGTTGACATATTAAAAGCTAAATGAAATGTCAATATAGCCTTATACCAATGGGGAagcatatttaattaatacaaatatttatattatttaggaaaaacataaaaaaaaagatattcatCGCATATTATAAAACAGGTCTATCATAATTTTTAAAGAGTTTACTTTCTATACagtagtatatataatatttaagataaaattgatacaatgctaataaaaagtaatatcgTTATCTTATTCAAACTGGTATTCATCATGAAGACCAAAGATAAAGTATCACCAAAATATTTACTGTATTctttgttttaacaatttttctaatttttcattgatgaaatattgtttattacaaaCTGGAAACTAGTGCTTTACAAATGAAATGCATGGTAAATTGGCGAGCAGGGATAatactttacattttttaaatgagaaaatgttttataaattctttataatcaagaattttaagaaaatcattcattattttcagataTAAATCATTGATCTCAATATCATTACTATATTTGATACCATTATCATCTTCCCATCACATAAATGCAGCGTATTAAATTCATGTGTCTTTTGATCATCCAAAACATTTTCTCTATACGATAGAGTTATCTCGCAATATGTATCTACTGGAGGCTGCAAATGATCGTTGATCGTTTTGTTCCTTTTACATGGATAGAGAtagataattcaatatatatggaGGGGTTGTAGGCTAGCAATTAGGGTTCACATCTCGTGTTACAATAAAAACGTACTGTCTTTGATGAGGGCTCTCTTTTGCAGAAGAAAAGGGATGTGTGGTTGGCCATTGGTAGTTTAAGACCAAGGCATGCTCAACCCAAGATTGCAATGCTTTCCTAAAACCCGATAAAACGATTGGTAAGTTTGAGTCAGGTGTGCGCGAGGCATCGCGACACTAAGCTCACCccgtctgtctctctctctttttcttctctgtctccCCATCTCAGCTCCCAGAGACCAATATAATGTAcctggaaaagagaaagagcacAAGAGTGCGCCATCGTTCAGCAGCATATACATCttcgataatataatataatactcaAAGGAGAGTTATCAACATGGTTATAAAGATTAACAGAAGAAAGAACTTTATtaccaatatattttatttctgatacTACTGTCAgactttaattgtacaatttgTACACAATCTGTTGTTACAAAATTTACTAACGTTCTATGATTTGCTTTTTGTCCCCTTGTTCGCGCGTCCCTGCCACATCGGCTGGCTGGCATGGCATTCAACTGTTTGCTGTTCGTAGGAGCAGGACTCCTCATCCAAAGACAAATCTTCCAAGGAGAATGGGTCTAGCCGTAAAACATCTGGGTAAGTATGTTtgatatgttataaatatattacctAATGCTTTGTGCTCGTTACTGTGTTCCATAATGTATATGTTTgccaatattattttcttttaagtttttaaacttttaagaGGATCCATTTATCTTCTGTATTTATCGTAGTAATGTACGTTTATGTACATTTAGTTGAGAGCACAAAGTATCGTGTAACGTTAAGTTAAATCTAGAAATACAGTTagacattttcttattttattctatacctCACCCTAAGAATATTTTGTTGTACtgtaataattcatttctttaagtcaatatgtatataaaactcaggGGGAAAGTAAGAGAAttggattttattttatttatttatttatttatttaattttttttaatattctccaaTCAAAGCtactattttaatgaaatttaagttgttaatttatatttatcctTTTATCGAACATAAGTTAACTCGATATCCAGTACTCTTATGTAGTATTGTTTCCAATACTGTACTTTTTTCAACAACGCCACATCGACTTTGACCGAACCATACATTGTAAAGTAAAGTTTACAATTAATTgtttatcaaaatatcaaaacagTTATTTTGCGCACATATATAGCTACTTGAAGTTATATTCTCTTTGTTATAGACCCCATACAATTAGTGTAAATGCTGGTTATTTTCATAATTCCAAAGGTTAAACCCAAAAATGGTAAGTGTTTAGGAAGAATATCTGTACTACAGATTCTGTTACAAATGTGAAATATAGTAAGTGCTCATCGGTAAAGATTCTAAGTATAAAAAATGGATGAGATTAAGAAcagtattttgtaataattttgtgTTTGCAAACAGGGGCTAAAttatttctactttatttttcaCAGAGTGTTAAGTACAATTTTGTGTAGAGgtgtaattatacattattaaaagCTCCATGAGATTAAAAAGAACTAACAAAATTCCTATGTTCACAAAGACTGATTGTTACAAACTTGttatttaacttaaaaaaaaaagttcttACCATTAAGGGTTTCGAGTAGCAGgcttaaatattgtatttttgtgaaaattattttgtaatactgAAATTATGTTGCGCAAGCgaaatttaaattgattaaCGACATTTATTTAGAATGCATTATATGTAATAATGAATTGTATTAAATCTCTGTGTTCTAAAATTTTcccttaattttttatttttagaaagagTAAACATCGTTCTCGTTCCCGTTCCCGATCACGAGATCGCAGAGAAAAAGATCGTCGTGATCGTGATAGAGACAGAGACAGGGATCGTGATAGAGACAGAGATCGTGATCGTGATCGTGATCGCGATCGTAGACGAAGATCAAGATCAAGAGATCGAAGGGATCGCGATAGAGACAGAGATAGTGACAGAGATAGGGATCGGCGTGACAGGGACCGAGATCGAGATAGAAGAAGGAAACGATCACTTACACCGATTACACTTCCTAGAGCAAGACCTCCATTTGGAAAAGGTGTTAGCCCGCTTGGAATGTAAGCATTGTttggtaataattaaattatgtaacgGATTTATCGAAATATCCTTGTTACTTCTCCAGAAAACCGCAATTCGTTAAAAAGAAGTAATTTTTAATAGTGTATTTTATCctactttattataatttttattgtattgtagTAGGAACGATGAATTAACACCAGAAGAACGGGACGCCCGAACAGTATTTTGTATGCAATTAAGTCAACGTATACGTGCGCGGGATTTAGAAGAATTTTTCTCCAGTGTTGGCAAAGTTCAAGATGTTCGGCTTATCACGTGCAACAAAACTAGAAGATTTAAGGGAATAGCTTATGTCGAATTTAAGGATCCTGAAAGCGTTACTTTGGTAAGATAGTAAAAATAGTAGTATACTGTGTAAAGACTATTATCAGCAATCGTATTatgcttattttatttataggctCTTGGGCTATCGGGTCAAAAGCTTCTTGGTGTCCCTATAGTGGTACAGCACACTCAAGCCGAGAAAAATCGTATGGGCAATTCTATGCCGAATCTTATGCCAAAAGGTCAGACGGGACCTATGAGACTTTACGTTGGATCTCTTCATTTTAACATTACCGAAGATATGCTTCGTGGCATCTTCGAACCTTTTGGTAAAATTGACAATATTCAATTGATTATGGATCCAGAAACTGGCCGGAGCAAAGGTTATGGATTCTTAACTGTACGTATggataaacattaaataaatcacGTATCATATATGTGTTACTTCCTCTAATCctaaatttatatgtttatagttTAGAAATGCTGATGACGCAAAAAAAGCTTTAGAACAATTGAATGGCTTTGAACTTGCTGGAAGACCTATGAAAGTTGGTAATGTCACAGAACGTACCGATTTGATACAAGGACCCTCGTTACTCGATACCGACGAACTAGACAGAAGTGGTATTGATTTAGGTGCTACTGGAAGGTAAAAAAAATTCTCGTCTATTGTAAAACGTTGTTTAAATGACggcaatttaatattatgtttaaaatatgtGTAGGTTGCAATTAATGTTCAAGTTAGCAGAAGGAACTGGACTTGAAATTCCTCCTGCAGCTGCGAACGCTTTAAACATGGCACCTGTTATGTCTACGCCGCAGCCACCACCACAAGCTGCTCCTCCTATTGCAACGCAATGCTTCATGTTGTCGAATATGTTTGACCCACAAAAGTAAGTTACAATACTTAATTTAAATAGCTTAAAGGTGCATATTTGTAGACCCAACGTTGGAATTTTCGTCTTTTCGTTGGGGGAACGTATATGCTATATAAAAGAAGTTAACTTTTAAAATAGTGTCGTACGTATTTTGACATGTACGTATGTCAAACACTGATAACTCGACACATTATACTTTATGGAAGAACATGCTAATGTAAGGGAGTTGAATGGAACATGAGAAAATTACACCATTTTGTTTCAGCGAGACAAATCCAAACTGGGCTAAAGAAATTCGCGATGACGTGATCGAAGAATGCAACAAACATGGTGGCGTATTACACGTCTACGTAGACCAAGCTTCTCCTCAAGGTAACGTGTACGTAAAATGTCCATCAATTGCGACGGCGGTAGCAGCCGTTAACTCGTTACACGGTCGATGGTTTGCTGGTCGTGTAATCACTGCCGCGTATGTACCAGTTGTAAATTATCATTCACTATTTCCGGATGCGATGACCGCCTTACAATTGTTGGTTCCAAGCGCGCCACGAAGAGGAATGTGATCGTAAATACCGAAGAGCACTGTACGAACTTGTAAATTCTTATAGTATTACATCTTTTCTTGTCGATATATTAACATAGAAAGAGGAAAATTTTGTTACTGTAATAATATCGATTGATTTACACGTCAGTGTAACAGAACATGGGAAAATAGTATCGTGATACGTGTTGTCACTCACGTGTTCAGAACTGGAAATggtttttcttctgtttcaatTTAAACGCGATAAATATCTTACAATATGTCAATCAACGAGTATTCAatgcaaattttcaatttgcacatgtttttctatttatacatCTATAATTTTGACTAACTGACACACAATACAAAAGAATGATCTTCATTACATCTTTTACGTGTTACACATTtagtatataaacaaaaaagtTGACCCttaaaaatagttatttattaatgcAATGCATACAATGATTTGTGAATATAATGCATACGTATCCACGTGTCATTGTACTTTTAAACAAGTTTATTGTTATTTGTACAACGCAACGATGAAAAACTGGCTACTTAATATTGTCCATTAAGATTTGTGACCTCACGTAAACGAACCAATTTTGGCGTTTAatctgttttaataaaaataaacaaaatggtaAATGTCGTGGTATATACGAAGcgtataatatagaatattctctGAAATTCTATTATCCGACTTAAAAAATTTGCTGAGACTACTTGTTTAGGAAATATATAGATTATTACATTGCCAAGAAAATTCGTATAATAGTCCAGAAAACAAGGGGTCTGCAGGCACTAAATGTCGTcgttaatatatatacatatatacacaacACATACGCCTTTTTTGTATGATTAAGAACAATAGTGATAATAGCGacgaacatttttaataatgttgATACTgttgaaacaatattaatcgGTGGGAAGCTAATACTTCAGGCTCTAATTATCTCTTGTTCTAttgttatatattcttttatataatatatgtaatggCCTTGTAATCACAGTGTTCGTGAGTTCATCATTTTGTGGAACTTACCGTCAGAGAAACAAATCGTCTTCAACATTCTCAATTACACAGAAGAAATACGAATTTTGACCCCACAGTATTTGTTTaagaaaaaattctatttaagtaCAGATTTCTAAACAATTCATGAGTCACGCAGGAAGCTTGGTCCACGGTCAGTTAAAATTGTTGTTATGTAGCTATACAATGTGTCAAAAGAAGGGACAATGATTTAGATGATAGtagtatatttaacattttgtcGTTAATCCTGCAGGCCTCTATTAATGGAGAATCAATTGTcttaaattgtacaaaatattttgtaaagtaATACCAGTCGttcataaatacaaatattaaattaacttcGTATCACTGAAGTGTGGATGTAGACTTTGATAAATTATACTGTAAAATTAATGTGATACATAACGTGGATCCTTTTCTAGTATACAAATGTAAATGCGCAATCTCCGATATTTGTTCGTTTGTATACGTGATAATTTGGGTGATTGTAATGTGTGTAAGATTTTCATTTCTTACTGTAGAATAGAATAcaaagattattttttaatcactcGCTGTATGTATCTGACTTAGACTACAAATGCTATCTTAAAGACACTGAGGTAAAACTACTATGtacgttttataaaaattctacaaagctgtaattattgttttactttTCGAGGTTCAAGATTCATCACGAAAATGCTGTACGTGCTTGTACTTCTGATACCACGCGAATCCACCAACGCAAGCGTGTTTTTCTTGTCTCATTGTTTCGTATCATATTTTCATAATCcagtattatattctttcttttccaATATAAATACAAGACTTATCTGGCTCTGTATCTCTTATTTAGTCATTCATCTTGTAAAGCATAGATTTATTTTGTACAACAAGGAACAACGTCCACTGGTACCATTCCTAGTACCATACCAGACAAGAAAAACGCGTGTGCGTTGTATATCGATTAAACGGTTACGAGTCACAATGTACAATTTAGTAATAAATTAGAAGTTACATTATTGCTTTATAGATATTAGCAGTAGATTTTTTTCACATACCTGTAAAACATccttaaatgtatattatattgagAATTCACTAAAACTTCCAAAACCTTGAAAAATCATCGAATTTCAATTGTCGAATCTAAAAATCATAGCTTccttaaattaaaaagtaataaataaataattccatcgttattaactatacaaaagtgggaaaatgaaaaaatacgttCACTCGATATAGAAACAATGTCATTTTTAAGACATGTTAATGTTTACTTTAACCATTTTAAATCTACACATAAGGAAATATGATCACTTGGAGATACTACAGATGGAAGAGCAGTATACAAACTAAGCTCTTCTGCGCTTGGCATTGGGATCACCTGTTCTACTCCTAAATAATCAGTTTGGTAAAATATATAGTCCAAGCATCCAGAATAGGCTGCTGTATAATTTGTGTATTCTGGAATTCCACAAGCACTGGATAAATTAATATCGTGCTTCAAAGTTACATTTTCTACGTTCTCGTTGGAAGCTGTAACATAATAATGAAGAGAACCTTGAAACAAATCCAAAACGTTCTATAGAAATTAATGTACtcttataatattaacttaCTCGATTTCCAATCAGCATAGTCTTCTGGAATATATTTCTGAGTCATCAATTGATAAATACCATTGTTTGGTTCACTATTAAAGTCCCCACAGTAAATGATACTAACATTATATTCTGGATTCTAAAAATGTGTACAATTctttaaagtaaattatattcatataaatttttgtttgaataCTTTTGCAATGTACCTACCTCTTGCTTTGTTTTTTGAGCAAGTGATTGTAGATATACCAGGCAATAATATGCTTGTAATAAACGTATGTGATCTGCATCTGGTCGGAAATATAAATGTGTATTGCCAACAATtagaatttccaaattttccttAGATCTTAGTGTCAATGTCTACAAagtaattcataaatatttaaataactaagTAAATAGGAATTATAAcgcttttaataattaaatataaattgttgtaTAGTACCTGTACAattgtatttctatttaaaaatgtttgtttcacGTTTTCGTTTTGAATCTGCAACCATATAGTATTAAACCCATTTAAATCTGTATCTTGAGAAATAACTCTACAACTGCAATTCAATTTATCGAATCTATCTTGATTATAGAAAATTGCAAGTCCTTCTCGCATATCATTTTTAAGATTATATATGCTATTGTAATTTAACATAGACAAAAATGATACtaaatcattttcataaattttcatatctACTTCTTGAAGACATATGATGTCTGCATTATAtcctacaataatttattatgattatttaaGCACTTTATTTTCACTGTAAATGTTTAACATTCTTTCTTGATTAGAGACAGAAAAGGAGAGTTACCTTTCAATTCTtcaagaattaataatttcctaTAATCCATAGATAAAGCATACTGTGGACAATAGGGATATAACACATCTTTAGATAAGTCAGTTTCTGAATATATATTTGCCAAAATATTATAGGATGTAACCCTGAagctgtaattaaaataatttacaaatgatTGATTTATATCGGCAAAGATTTCAACATCAATTTCCCTGTTAGAAATGTACCTTTTATCCAACAATTTAGTTTGAGTAAAAGTATGTCTACTACTAAAAAGACATGGTCCTGGACCAGCTTCTACTACACCATTAGATGTAACTTCTATCATGGGTCCAACTTGGTCATCCTTTCTTGGTACacacattattttcaatttacatcCCAAGTCGGACAAAGCTGGTATGAAAAAATAACCTTCTCCAATATGGATCCACcgattgttttcatttttataccaATTAAAGGTTGATTTTGTTTTATCAGCATACGTTAATGTTAATTTTGACGGATAAGTAGGAAAGCCAACCAAAATAATGGATGGTAATGCAATTTTTTTAACATaaggtatattatatttcaatatacattctgtatcaaaaataattaattttagattTGATGGGTCCTCTAAAATCGTTTTACAAGTAAGATTTCCATCTAGATCAGAATTATTTCTTACTAATTTAATCGTTTTAGTCTTGATATCAATTGCATTCTGTAAGTTACCagtacttttctttttaaacttttttttcataatataatcatttattttcatgtttattCTGGAAAGAAAATTATCTATACGTTCGTCCACATTTCTGTAAAACTTGAATTGTCTATCGATTTTTAAGTCAGTATTAACGTAACGAAGAgacatttgaaaattgttgCTGCCTTCATCGTACATTAAAAAGCCTTCGTTCATATTTGAGGTTGTTTTTGATTGCGAGTATTTCTTAAGCAGATGTTGATTAAACGTTGAGATTGGGTAAAAATAGGTTAGATAATGTGAATACAGATTTCGTGTTAAAGTTAGCATTTCACAccatattatgtattattataaaatactctaCAAAATTGAACAAAAAGGTTTTAACGCTCAACGTCTTGAACGCGAAGTATAACCACtgaagtaattattattcacaAAACATTCAATTTCTGAATTCACAAGTAATAAACATCAACAATACATAATAGTACTTATATGGATACTTATATGCACGTGGTATAAACACTATTTTGAAAAGTACAAGAAACTGTGTAAACTACGATTGCGCGTATTTTTTCATGATATTAGATTGTTTGCAAAGTACCCCTGAACTGataatataaactaataattgttaattacggTGTTTTTAACTATAATTTCGCATTATAATAACGCataagaaaacaattaaaaacgtCTGTGACTTTATCTATAGCAAAGTTTCAAGCTATGTAATAATACAGATGAGGTATAAGATAGACATTTCGAGCTAATAGAACTCGGTATCGCGCGTTCTAAATTACCGACTGTGTAAAAAATAAGAGATTTTGGTCTGCCCTCTACGCCAAttaagataattaaataattcaaatatactGAGTTAGAATATTGGTGTTCCAATAAAGCGGTAATCTGATTGGTTATTGAGCATACGCTGTTTGTTATTAATcgaaatggtaataataatgaatccATAGACGAAATAAAGTAACTGTGCTTTTTGTTCCCCTGCATTGTACCGGTACCCAATATTCTAGCTCTAAACAGTATGTGTTACACATGGCGTGACATTTACTTCGATCATgagaagttttatttttttcttctagAACTATCCAGAATAGTTGGATTCGTAAGATATGTTTGAAACTTGTGAAACACAAGAATATTGCGACTTAAATTTTGGTGGCGGCAATTGTCAGTCAAACCAGACGCATCAACCAAGTTTTCTTGCGCACGTGTAAAACGATCGAATTGCaagtaaagaaataatttgtGCAAAATGGTGTGTTTAGATGTAAACGTGCCAGATCCATTTGAAATAGTAGTGGGGACGTATGAGCAATATTTACTCGGTTATAAAGTGAATAATATCGTTAATGTAAGTAACAATATCATTGTTGTTATTTTGAAGGTTATATTCATTTGTACACtggatgaaattttaaaaatattgtttataccaTTCGTCaacgtaatttatatttgacGAATAATAGATAATTGATCCATTCTTAGGAGTACAAAATGGAAAGAACTTTTGCAACGCATAGTCATATAGCCAGTGTTCGCAGCATCGCaactaataaacattatttagctTCCGGAGGTGCAGATGACTCTATCTGTCTATACGACATGCATCACAGAACAGAGTTTGGTAAACTTGTTCATCACAATGGTAAGCAAAAATGTAACATAATTcgcaatttatataattttcatttaaaacaatttcattttctgtttttcATGTTTATATAGACACAGTGAATTGCATCACATTCACTCCGAAAGCAACTCATATGTTTACATGTAGTAACGATGGTAGCATAGCTGCGATACGATGCGGTAATTGGCAAATTGAAAAACATTGGAGAACCGCACACAAAGGATTAGCTGTGAATACGGTGGCTATTCATCCTACAGGAAAAATTGCATTGTCGACTGGAGCAGATGGAATCCTTCGAACTTGGAATTTAGTAAAAGGGAGGCAAGCATACGCAACCAACTTAACGCCTAGATTAAAATTAGATGCTCGCAACGTGACTGTTCTTAAATGGAGTCCTAATGGGGAAAAGTATTTGTTAGCTGTGAATCAACAAATAGACATATATTCCATTGAATTGGCGGGAATCGATAGCAAGATTAAGTTGGATACAAAAATTGTTTGCGTAGAATTTTTAAAGGACGACCTGATCGCTGTAGGGTTAGAGAATGGTCAAATTCGTTTCTACGATCTTGAAAAATCAGAACAAACCGTAGAAGCGATTGCTCACGATATTCGAGTGAAATGTATGAGTTTCATGGGGGATCTGTTGGTCACCGCTTCTAGTTCCGGCGAAATAAAGCTTTGGAGATATAGTAAAAATAGCTTAGACATGTTACAGAGCGTGAATTGTGGCGCTAGAATCACATGCTTGACCCTCACGATCGCGTGCAATAATTTTCTTCGCGATAAAGAAGTTAAATTggaagaggagaaagaagaagttGAAAAGAGGAAGTTCAGATTTCGGCAGGAAGTCGTTGTCGAGAAGGAAGGTGATTGGGATGTAACGCCAATCGAAGTTGTTCAGTCGGGTTTGGCTGacaaaaacaagaaaaagagaagataCGTGGTAGAAGCAGATCACCAGACAGTTGCTGATAAGAAACGGAAAGAGTCAACAACGttagagaagaagaagaaaaagaggaaagaaagcgTCGAAGAAGAAGAGCGTGATAGAGTCGAGAGCATtccaaagaaaaaaaagaaagtgagAAAGGATTGGGTCATCGAagatgaaaagaataaaatgaagaagagaaagagaaacattaTTGCTACGGAACAAACAGACGGTTCATCGGTGAAAAAGGCGAAGAAAGCTATAAGATTCGAGAACGAAAATACGCCGGGAACAAATGATGTAACAGCGAATAGTTTAAAAACGAAATCGATACGATCGGAGAAAAATGACGACAAGATATCtgtcaaaaagaaaagaaaatcattcaagcaactcgaagcaattggagtgactttgaagaaaaagaagaaaaagtgaaGCAGCAAATTGGTATTAAACACGCGATGGAGAATAGGCTGGGTCAGTTTGAAAACTGTAATTCATTTTCtatcaaataatatatacatgtaGATCTATGATCTATAAGTATGTCATCAAGTTACACATTAGTTTCTACGAATCAGT includes:
- the LOC116428117 gene encoding p21-activated protein kinase-interacting protein 1-like; its protein translation is MVCLDVNVPDPFEIVVGTYEQYLLGYKVNNIVNEYKMERTFATHSHIASVRSIATNKHYLASGGADDSICLYDMHHRTEFGKLVHHNDTVNCITFTPKATHMFTCSNDGSIAAIRCGNWQIEKHWRTAHKGLAVNTVAIHPTGKIALSTGADGILRTWNLVKGRQAYATNLTPRLKLDARNVTVLKWSPNGEKYLLAVNQQIDIYSIELAGIDSKIKLDTKIVCVEFLKDDLIAVGLENGQIRFYDLEKSEQTVEAIAHDIRVKCMSFMGDLLVTASSSGEIKLWRYSKNSLDMLQSVNCGARITCLTLTIACNNFLRDKEVKLEEEKEEVEKRKFRFRQEVVVEKEGDWDVTPIEVVQSGLADKNKKKRRYVVEADHQTVADKKRKESTTLEKKKKKRKESVEEEERDRVESIPKKKKKVRKDWVIEDEKNKMKKRKRNIIATEQTDGSSVKKAKKAIRFENENTPGTNDVTANSLKTKSIRSEKNDDKISVKKKRKSFKQLEAIGVTLKKKKKK